A genomic stretch from Halichoerus grypus chromosome 5, mHalGry1.hap1.1, whole genome shotgun sequence includes:
- the UTP23 gene encoding rRNA-processing protein UTP23 homolog, whose amino-acid sequence MKITRQKHVKKHLGFFRNNFGVREPYQILVDGTFCQAALRGRIQLREQLPRYLMGETQLCTTRCVLKELETLGKDLYGAKLIAQKCQVRNCPHFKNAVSGSECLLSMVEEGNPHHYFVATQDQNLSMKVKKKPGVPLMFIIQNTIVLDKPSPKTVAFVKAVQSGQLVSVHEKQSIKQLKEEQGLVKNPEQRRRKKHKKISGPNPLSCLKKKKKAQDTKSPASEKKRKRKRIRNRSTSKVLSEKQSDNE is encoded by the exons ATGAAGATCACGAGGCAGAAACATGTCAAGAAGCATCTCGGCTTCTTCCGCAATAATTTCGGAGTTCGCGAGCCGTACCAGATCCTGGTGGACGGCACCTTCTGTCAGGCGGCGCTGCGCGGCCGCATCCAGCTGCGGGAGCAGCTGCCCCGCTACCTCATGGGCGAGACACAGCTGTGCACCACCAG gtgtgTGTTAAAAGAGTTAGAAACATTGGGAAAAGACTTATATGGGGCAAAACTGATTGCACAAAAATGCCAAGTCCGAAATTGTCCCCATTTCAAGAATGCTGTGAGTGGATCAGAATGTCTGCTCTCCATGGTTGAAGAGGGAAATCCTCATCATTATTTTGTGGCAACACAG GATCAGAATTTGTCtatgaaagtaaagaaaaagccTGGAGTTCCTCTCATGTTTATTATTCAGAACACTATAGTCTTGGACAAACCTTCTCCCAAAACTGTTGCTTTTGTTAAAGCAGTCCAGTCAGGTCAGCTTGTCTCAGTGCACGAGAAACAAAGTATCAAGCAACTCAAAGAAGAACAGGGTTTAGTGAAAAACCCggaacagagaagaagaaaaaaacacaagaaaataagtGGCCCCAATCCTCTTAGCtgtttgaagaaaaagaagaaagcacaggatacaaaatcacctgcctctgaaaagaaaagaaaaagaaaaagaatccggAACAGATCTACTTCAAAAGTACTTTCTGAAAAGCAGAGTGATAATGAATGA